One Aegilops tauschii subsp. strangulata cultivar AL8/78 chromosome 2, Aet v6.0, whole genome shotgun sequence genomic window, GTACAAGCGTAGCACCATGAACTTTACATAGGCGGGCCTggcaaggatggcgttgtatccCCTATGGAACGGCGTGACCTCAAAGCACATGTTTTTGAGCGGAAGTTATCTTCGTCTCCGAAGATCCCCACTAGCTCGACTTGTCCAAGGGGTTGCGCCTTTTTGCCAGGCACAAACCCGTGGAAGCCGGTGGATGCCGGGCTTAGACGGGACTTGAAAATTCGCATCTTCGCCAAGGTGTCAGGGAAGATCATGTTAATCCCGGTGCgcccgtccatgaggactcgagGAGGTGGAAACCGTCGACAATCAAATCTACCACCAGAGCAAAGTTCACGAGGTACATGGGTCGGGTGGTCTATGCAATCGAAGGTGACGGTGGAGTCGGCCCAATCCGGCATGGCGCGTGAGCTTCTAGGCCTGACGTGTATCTGCGGCCCAGAAGATCATGTGTACATTGTACAATTGGGCGGGCTGGTGTTGATGAAGATCCCGCTATTCCGAGGGGGTTGTTGTCGCTATTGATATataagtactccctccggtctaaAATAAGTGTCACAGTTTTGAACTAAGGGTTGCCTTAGTTCAAAATTACAACACTTATTTTGGAGCGGAGGGAGTAGAATTTAATTGGTGACAGTAGAAGAGGACTTTCAACGCAGAAACTTATTTAGACTGAATGCATCAAACCCGCGTCTACAAACAAAAGCTGAGGTATCTAAACTAGTAGGACAAAGATACCAAGAAGAACATTCCACATCCACATCTTGCTCTTCAGTGGACAGCTGCTCATTCAAGTTGGCACACGTTTTTACAGTCAAGTACTTCAGGGCTTGGATCTGAGCAATAAAATAAGGTCAGATTTGTCCAGTTGTCCAAGATGCAAATTTTAGGACAAATGTAACTACTGACCAGCTGCCTCTCACATGCATGACCAATGATCTATGTACCATTTCAGATTCAAAAATCATTTGGTCCAAATAACTATGCtccttatttatttattttcctctCGAAGGAAAACAAGCAAGAGATGGGTTACCCCACGACATGCCCTTTCAACTGACTCACTGTTTATGCATCATAGTTACACATGCAATGCCTGCCCGAAGGTAACAGAGGAAGTGGACAACTTGTGATAACACGAACAGCTAACAGTTAACCATGACATCTTGAGTTTGCTGATTTTCCATGATCACTAAATAGTTGATACCTCTGAATTTTCTATCATGATAGCGTGATTGCACTCAGAGTAGACCAGGAGAGGACAGTGCAGATACAAAGAAATACGGTACAAGACACAAAGTACAGGTACAGCCAGCTTGTTTTAAAAAAAGGATTTACAATCAGCTTGCTGATCACTAAGCCATCATAGCAGGAGTGACAAGGGACCAAGGTTCATAAGTGCAACTTCATTGTGTAATCGCTGGCTCAATCATTCCACATGGAGCAATATTGATTCTCTGAAGTGCTAGCACAGTTGACATACTTAAGAGCTAAGATCACGGCACCACAGAAATAATTTGAATCACTTTGTAGTTTGTACATTGATGCCCATCTAAGCAAGCAGCTATAATCAGTCCCAGCCCCACATGAATCAATCAACATATCACCATTTCGGAATCTCGATCACTTGCTAGTACTAGTACCTACTCACAAATAAAACAGACACCACAGCTCTCACATCAGTATATCACATGGCCTGTCTACTAGGGTCTGCACGGAGCAGAAGCAAATTGTACACACCCTACAGCAAAGCACTGGCGCCCAACACATGCGAAAAGAACGGCGTGTAAAAATGGAATTAATGGAGAATAGGCATACGTTCATGGCTTCTTCCTTTACAACGACGATTTCAGATCACGGACAATTAACGAATCACGGACCTGACGGGACGAGCAAGGAGCAGAGCAGGCGGCCAGGTCAGGTGAGGGGCGTGGAGGAGGACACCTCAGCCCTGTCGAGCCGCCGCAGCTGCCAGGCGCGCAGCGCCAGGAACGCGCCGAGGACGACCTGCATTGCCACGGCGACGCCGGCGAAGGCGATCCCGAGCCTCTCGCCGAAGTTGAGCCGCCGCCAGTGCGGAGGGGGCGGGGGCGGGCGGTGGtggtagtggtggtggtggtgcgggtGGTGCGGCGGCGGGGGGGCGCTGTCGGAGTCGGACGCGACCCGCCGCGGCGGCGCGTGGAGCGGGGCGGGGctcgacggcggcggctcggcaGCGGAGAGGgacggggaggaggagaggaggaggaagggcaGGAGGAGTGTCAAGGTCGCGGCTCGGCGGGGCGGCCGTGGTGCGGTTGACGCCATGGGGGCGTTGGCGGCATACAGATACAGGTGGAGGTGAGGCAACAAATCTGGCGGGGACTGTggcgagagagggagagagaagtgtagagggaggaggggaggaggaacCGGAGGAGACGGAGAGGAGCTGTGGGAGGCTGGCGGAAGCTGGACGCGTGTGGCCGTGTCCCACTGCTCCCTCGCTTTGTGTTCGGGGGACGCGACGGCGACGGACGGGGGTGGCGGTTGCGTGGCGTGTCCCGGGGGTCGGGCCGCGGACAGCCACTCGCTCGCTCCTCTGTCCACAATCAACAACAACGTTACGGCAGGTAGTCAGGTTACCGCCAGCGGGGCGAAATAATTGGGAGGACGCGGACAGCTTGACCCCGAGGAAGACGCGTCAAGGTCGGGGCACGGGACCTCGCTCGCTGTTCCGTATAGGTTAGGACTTTCCCGCTA contains:
- the LOC109747608 gene encoding uncharacterized protein, with the translated sequence MASTAPRPPRRAATLTLLLPFLLLSSSPSLSAAEPPPSSPAPLHAPPRRVASDSDSAPPPPHHPHHHHHYHHRPPPPPPHWRRLNFGERLGIAFAGVAVAMQVVLGAFLALRAWQLRRLDRAEVSSSTPLT